The genomic DNA TGCAACTAAAGCAAGAGTTCAGTTGCTTAGAGACTATGGAAATTGTTTAAGCCCATTCAATGCATATCTTACTAATTTAAATGTTGAAACACTACATCTTAGAATGGAGAGACATAGTGAAAATGCACTTAAAATAGCTAGATTTTTAGAAAAACATGAAAATGTAGATTGGATTAATTACCCAGGACTTGAAGATAACAAGTATTATGAGAATGCCAAAAAGTATTTATCAAGAGGATGTAGTGGTGTTTTATCATTTGGAGTAAGAGGTGGGTTAGAAAATGCCAAAAAATTTGTGGAAAAATTACAGATAGCATCTTTGGTTACACATGTTTCAGATGTAAGAACTTGTGTTATACATCCAGCTTCAACTACTCATAGACAATTAACAGAAGAACAATTAATTGCATCTGGAGTATTGCCTTCACTAATAAGATTATCTGTTGGAATAGAAAATGTAGAGGATTTAATAGCTGATTTAAATCAAGCTTTAAATTTCTAATATTCTAAGAGAAAGAGAAGTGAAAAGATATGGCTTTAATACTACCAAAGGGATTACCTGTTATTAATAAATTATTAGATGAAGGAATAGATGTAATTTATAAAGAAGATTTTAAAAAGGAATTAAAATATGAAGAAAACATAGACACTAAGATAGCTATACTAAATCTAATGCCTATAAAGATAGATACAGAATTAGATTTACTAAGAAGGATAGATAAAACAGGATTCAACGTGTCTGTGGAATTTATTAAAATTTCAACAAGAGAAAGTAAAAGAAGTTGTAATGAATATGTTAAAGAATTTTATAAAACATTTGATGAAGCCAAAGGAGAGTATTTTGATGGCTTTATAATAACAGGAGCTCCAGTTGAACAAATGGAGTTTGAAGAAGTTGATTATTGGAATGAACTAGAAGAAATTATGGATTATTCTAAGAGAAAAACTAAATCTACATTATATATATGTTGGGCAGCTCAAGCAAGTCTTTACAAATACTACAATGTAAAAAAACTTCCACTAAGTCAAAAATGTTTTGGAGTATTTAAGCATAAGGTAGATAAAGATAGTAAAATAGTAGATGGATTTGAAAATGAATTTTTTGCTCCACATTCAAGACATACTACTGTAAATATTGAAGCTTTGAAAGAGAATAAAGAGTTGAGCATTGTGAGTCATTCTAAAGAAGCTGGTCCCTATATAATTACAAATTCAAGAGATGTGTTCGTAATGGGTCATAGCGAGTATGACAAATACACTCTTGATAAAGAATATAAGAGGGATATAAATAAAGGAGATAAAATATCTATACCTCAAAATTACTATATTAATGATGACCCTTCAGAAGAGCCAACTGTAAAATGGAAAAAACATTCAGAATTGTTGTTTAGAAATTGGATAAAAAACTATTTGATACAATAAATTTTAAGAGTATATAAATGTTAACTAAAAAAATATAGAAATTTATAGGTATAAAGTTAATCTTAATGATACTTTATACCTTATTTTTTTAAAATTTGACCTTATAATAGTAGTTTTATATTTTAAGAAAATCACTTTAGGTGTATGTAGATAGAGGTGGCTTTAATTTTATATATGGTGCGATAATGGGAGACTAAACCTTTATAGTATCAATAAATTTGTATTTTAACTTTTAAAAGAGATTAAAAAGGGAGAAATCAGTGTAAAATATATATATAGATTTTTTATTAAATTTTATTAAAAATATCCTGTATAAAATTAAATATCAATAAGATAACAAAATTTCAATTGAAGTTACAATATTGTAATTGACAATAAATACTTAATACTATAATATTTAATACATTAAACATTATAGTGTTAAGTATTTATTTACAGTATGCACTTCAGCCTAAATTTGAAATAAAGTATTTTCGTAGGGAGCGTTTGTATGGATGAGATGAGTTTTAAGAAAGAGCTACTAGAGTTGACTAGAGATATAAATATGAAATTTACAACTTTATTAAGTGATTTTTATCAGCCACTTGGTATTACAGCAGTGCAAGCTTTGATTTTATCTGAGTTATGTGAACATGGAGAAAAAAAAATAAGCGATTTAGGGAAGAACTTAAACATGACAAATAGTAATGTATCAGTAATCTGTCAAAGGCTTGAAAAAAATGGCTTTTTAAATCGCATAAGAGATATAGAAGACCAACGAATTGTAAAAGTAAAAGTTACAAATAAATCATTGGATATACAAGAACATATTTCAAGTAGTATTTTTGATAGTTATTTTGAAAATATGACCAGTGAAAAATTGCAAGATATGGAAGATATAATAGAAGGTTTAGAGAAATTAAATAAACTTTTAACTTACATTGATTGCAAATAACATAAAAATAATTTAAAGGAGAATAAAATTATGGATGAACATAAACCCCAAAAAAGGTCAGCACTCTATTATTATACAGTTATAATAATAGTAGTAATGTTTTTAAATGCTTTAATATTTCCAAGTTTAATGGATAAAAAAATGGTTGAGATTGACTATGGAAAGTTTCTCACAATGTTGGATACAGGAAAGGTTAAATCTGTTGAGATAGAAAATAATAGAATAGCAATAAATCCATCTAGTAGCAAGGATAAGAATATATACATAACTGGTAGAATGGATGACCCAGAATTGGTAGATAGACTAAAAAATGCAAAAGTAGAATTTACTAAGGTTATTCCTAAGGAAAATTCACCTCTTTTAAGTATTTTACTTACATGGATAATACCTATAGGTATTCTTATGCTATTTGGTAACTTAATGATGAAGTCTATGCAAAAGCGAATGGGTGGTAATGCTATGCAATTTGGAAAAAGCAACGCCAAAATGTATGTATCTGCTCAAAGTGGAAAAAGATTTAATGATGTAGCTGGTCAAGATGAGGCAAAAGAAGCTTTAACTGAAATAGTAGATTTCTTACACAATCCAGAAAAGTATAAAAAGATAGGAGCACAAATGCCTAAAGGAGCACTTTTAGTAGGACCTCCAGGTACAGGAAAAACACTCCTTGCAAAAGCTGTAGCAGGTGAAGCAAATGTACCATTTTTCTCA from Clostridioides difficile ATCC 9689 = DSM 1296 includes the following:
- a CDS encoding MarR family winged helix-turn-helix transcriptional regulator, encoding MDEMSFKKELLELTRDINMKFTTLLSDFYQPLGITAVQALILSELCEHGEKKISDLGKNLNMTNSNVSVICQRLEKNGFLNRIRDIEDQRIVKVKVTNKSLDIQEHISSSIFDSYFENMTSEKLQDMEDIIEGLEKLNKLLTYIDCK
- a CDS encoding homoserine O-succinyltransferase, producing MALILPKGLPVINKLLDEGIDVIYKEDFKKELKYEENIDTKIAILNLMPIKIDTELDLLRRIDKTGFNVSVEFIKISTRESKRSCNEYVKEFYKTFDEAKGEYFDGFIITGAPVEQMEFEEVDYWNELEEIMDYSKRKTKSTLYICWAAQASLYKYYNVKKLPLSQKCFGVFKHKVDKDSKIVDGFENEFFAPHSRHTTVNIEALKENKELSIVSHSKEAGPYIITNSRDVFVMGHSEYDKYTLDKEYKRDINKGDKISIPQNYYINDDPSEEPTVKWKKHSELLFRNWIKNYLIQ